Sequence from the Burkholderia sp. GAS332 genome:
ACGAAGCCGTGTTCGGCCTCTCCGAAATCAACTGGGGTATTCCGCCGGGCAACCTGGTGAGTAAGGCGATGGCGGATACCGTGGGGCATCGTCAGGCGCTGTACTACATCATGACCGGAGAGACGTTCACGGGTCAGGAAGCCGCGCAGATGGGCCTCGTCAACAGGAGCGTGCCACGTGCCGAACTGCTCGAAGCCACGCGTGTTCTCGCAGGCAAGCTGTTGCAGAAGAATCCGGTGGTGCTGCGCGCGGCGAAGCACGGCTTCAAGCGCTGCCGTGAATTGACGTGGGATCAGAACGAAGATTACCTGTACGCCAAGCTGGATCAGGCGCAACTGCGGGATCCCGAAGGTGGCCGCGAGCAGGGGCTGAAGCAGTTCCTCGACGAGAAGGCGATCAAGCCGGGTCTGCAAACCTACAAGCGCTGAGCTATCGCAGACGTAGATTCAAGCCGATTCACGCGCCAGAAGTGTTGGACGGCGAGCGCGAGAGGACTGGCAAGACGAGCCCCACAGCGAGGAGACACAGACATGCACGAAGTAACATTGTTGATCGGCGGCGAGAGCCGCGGCGCATCGGACGGGAGAACCTTCGAGCGGATCAATCCGGCGAGCGGTGTGGCGGCCTCGCGTGCGGCCGCCGCCACGTTGGCCGATGCAGACGCGGCGGTCGCTGCCGCGGCGCGCGCGTTCCCGGCATGGTCCGCATTGGCGCCGACAGAACGTCGCAAACGTCTATTGGCCGCGGCCGATCTGATGGGTGCACGCACCGCGCAGTTCATCGAAACCGGCGTGGCCGAAACGGGCGCCATGCCGAACTGGTACGGCTTCAATGTGATGCTGGCCGCCAACATGTTGCGCGAAGCCGCCGCGATGACCACGCAGATCGACGGCGACGTGATTCCGTCGGACGTGCCGGGCAGTCTCGCGATG
This genomic interval carries:
- a CDS encoding vanillin synthase /trans-feruloyl-CoA hydratase, yielding MNYEGRWKTVKVDVAEGIAWVTFNRPEKRNAMSPTLNKEMIEVLEAVELDAEAQVLVLTGEGDAWTAGMDLKEYFREVDAGPEILQEKIRRDACRWQWQLLRMYAKPTIAMVNGWCFGGGFSPLVACDLAIAADEAVFGLSEINWGIPPGNLVSKAMADTVGHRQALYYIMTGETFTGQEAAQMGLVNRSVPRAELLEATRVLAGKLLQKNPVVLRAAKHGFKRCRELTWDQNEDYLYAKLDQAQLRDPEGGREQGLKQFLDEKAIKPGLQTYKR